A single Campylobacter hyointestinalis subsp. hyointestinalis DNA region contains:
- a CDS encoding glutamate synthase subunit beta, with amino-acid sequence MQEFIKRSRAKIIKRDENERVKDFKEIYQIFNLQNATEQASRCVQCANPFCHFTCPLHNYIPFWLLNVATSNFDMAFKLSNETNPYPEITGRVCPQDRLCEGACTLNDNFGAITIGAIETFISENGLNNGMKPFTKVEPKNKKVAIIGSGPAGLSAATYLIREGVSVQIYEASKRAGGLLAYGIPGFKIDKSVVERRVNLLSEAGCTFHTDTFVDDAKFEELISEFDAVVLAYGARTGKILGLANESANGCYKALDFLSIIQKEQYKEDGVSLDLNGKKVVVIGGGDTAMDCLRSALRKGATSATCIYRRDLASMPGSKKEYVNAGEEGASFIFNAAPKDIVVNDNNEVVALNISKTILKGTSVEIVKGGETMLNADVIVCALGFDVENLKFLSANGIELDKKGRIATDDELRTSKAGVYACGDCKRGSDLVVTAASEGKKVAMTIIKDLGI; translated from the coding sequence ATGCAAGAATTTATAAAACGCTCAAGAGCGAAGATAATAAAAAGAGATGAGAACGAAAGAGTAAAAGACTTCAAAGAAATATATCAAATTTTTAACTTGCAAAACGCTACTGAGCAAGCTAGCAGATGCGTACAGTGTGCAAATCCATTTTGTCATTTTACGTGCCCGCTTCATAATTACATACCGTTTTGGCTTTTAAACGTTGCTACTTCGAATTTTGATATGGCTTTTAAGCTTAGCAACGAAACAAATCCCTATCCCGAGATCACCGGACGCGTGTGTCCGCAAGATAGACTTTGTGAGGGCGCTTGTACTTTAAATGACAATTTTGGCGCTATAACGATAGGTGCTATCGAGACTTTTATAAGCGAAAATGGTTTAAACAACGGTATGAAGCCATTTACAAAAGTAGAGCCTAAAAACAAAAAAGTAGCTATCATCGGCTCAGGTCCCGCAGGACTTTCAGCTGCAACTTATCTTATAAGAGAGGGCGTGAGCGTACAAATTTACGAAGCTAGTAAGAGAGCAGGCGGACTTTTGGCTTATGGAATTCCTGGATTTAAGATAGATAAAAGCGTGGTCGAAAGACGAGTAAACTTACTAAGTGAAGCAGGCTGTACTTTTCATACGGATACTTTTGTAGATGACGCTAAATTTGAAGAACTTATCAGCGAATTTGACGCCGTAGTTTTAGCTTATGGAGCTAGAACAGGCAAGATTTTAGGACTTGCAAACGAGAGCGCTAATGGTTGCTATAAAGCTCTTGATTTTCTAAGTATCATACAAAAAGAGCAGTACAAAGAAGATGGTGTAAGCTTAGATCTAAACGGTAAAAAAGTAGTAGTTATAGGCGGTGGCGATACTGCTATGGACTGTTTAAGAAGCGCTCTTAGAAAAGGCGCCACTAGTGCTACTTGCATATATAGAAGAGATCTTGCTAGTATGCCAGGAAGCAAAAAAGAGTATGTAAATGCAGGAGAAGAGGGAGCAAGCTTTATATTTAACGCTGCCCCAAAAGATATAGTCGTAAATGACAATAACGAAGTCGTGGCTTTAAATATCTCAAAAACGATCTTGAAAGGAACAAGTGTAGAGATAGTAAAAGGTGGCGAAACTATGCTAAATGCTGATGTGATCGTGTGTGCTTTGGGATTTGACGTTGAAAATCTAAAGTTTTTAAGTGCAAATGGTATAGAACTAGATAAAAAAGGTAGGATCGCAACTGATGATGAGCTCAGGACTAGTAAAGCAGGAGTTTATGCTTGTGGTGATTGTAAGAGAGGAAGCGACCTTGTCGTAACAGCTGCAAGTGAAGGAAAAAAAGTAGCTATGACTATCATAAAGGATCTTGGGATTTAA